One stretch of Pseudomonas sp. NC02 DNA includes these proteins:
- a CDS encoding methyl-accepting chemotaxis protein, which translates to MQSVLSPGIRLLGRFGFARKFQILFFLFMLPLAGSLWMIAQEYRTKLTVISNEQSGVRELLALDALDAQLTAQRNLAARWKAADILHDQTPAAKAAMTAVDTNFPMILQSVQALGEALKAQNARPDTLARFEALQASVTGMDSQSLRTVGWWPDGYDRFTSALSAMQTLREQITMDTGLILDPWLETYLLMQISTQQTPDLIERIGRMASVGQSSIASGQFTLQSRLQMRDLRGRIGDARDQLVKAAASLKAKQYPGLQTWIAQYDDSLQLLDNELKTLDEGVFGGTIKLDTTGFERSVDGMLGTLGALRKQSLTSLDARLGYYRDSSLKQFIPVAVTFSVLALAALYLFVCLQASIRRSASGITTLAESLRDGNLCVEVAVEGRDELAAISTALNVAVVQLRTSLLGVNHETQQLGSAVLTLNSQSGSTLTEVEDQQQQISQIAAAATQLAATSMGVAKSCEQASGSAQKTRQIAEDSSRDSQRTTASIQQLNQRLTDTSDALERVSQQGQQIQSVVDTIRGIAEQTNLLALNAAIEAARAGEQGRGFAVVADEVRSLSQRTQASTAQIAGTVDSLRATVSQAVTLMGVACEQAVTDAESVTGLGHRLGEIASAVQSVTDTLAQIATAVEEQAATADEVSGNIQQVDQAAGRLLDGARAVNQAADRLSKGSRALSDNTARFQLG; encoded by the coding sequence ATGCAAAGTGTGTTGTCGCCAGGTATCCGCCTGCTCGGACGTTTTGGATTCGCGCGCAAGTTCCAGATCCTGTTTTTCCTGTTCATGCTGCCCCTGGCAGGCAGCCTGTGGATGATCGCGCAGGAGTACCGCACCAAGCTGACGGTGATTTCCAATGAGCAATCCGGGGTGCGCGAACTGTTGGCGCTGGATGCCCTGGACGCCCAACTGACCGCCCAGCGCAACCTGGCGGCGCGCTGGAAAGCCGCCGACATCCTCCACGACCAGACACCCGCGGCCAAGGCGGCCATGACTGCGGTCGATACCAATTTCCCGATGATCCTGCAAAGCGTGCAGGCCCTGGGCGAGGCCCTCAAAGCCCAGAACGCCCGCCCGGATACCCTTGCACGTTTTGAGGCATTGCAAGCCTCGGTCACGGGCATGGATTCCCAATCCCTGCGCACCGTGGGCTGGTGGCCGGATGGTTATGACCGCTTCACGTCTGCGCTGAGCGCGATGCAAACCCTGCGCGAACAGATCACCATGGACACCGGGTTGATCCTCGATCCGTGGCTTGAAACCTATTTGCTGATGCAGATTTCCACCCAGCAAACCCCCGACCTGATCGAGCGTATCGGGCGTATGGCGAGCGTCGGGCAGTCATCCATCGCATCGGGGCAGTTCACCCTGCAAAGCCGTTTGCAGATGCGTGATTTGCGCGGTCGCATCGGCGATGCAAGGGACCAGTTGGTCAAGGCCGCCGCATCCCTCAAGGCCAAGCAATACCCGGGGCTGCAAACCTGGATCGCGCAATACGACGACAGCTTGCAACTGCTGGACAACGAACTGAAGACCCTGGACGAAGGCGTGTTCGGCGGCACCATCAAGCTCGATACCACCGGCTTCGAACGCAGTGTGGATGGCATGCTTGGTACCCTCGGCGCGTTGCGTAAACAGTCGCTGACCTCGCTGGACGCGCGCTTGGGTTACTACCGCGACAGCTCGCTCAAGCAATTCATTCCGGTGGCGGTGACGTTCAGCGTGCTGGCGCTGGCAGCCCTGTACCTGTTCGTGTGCTTGCAGGCATCGATTCGCCGCAGTGCCAGCGGCATCACCACCCTGGCCGAATCCCTGCGTGACGGTAATCTGTGCGTTGAAGTGGCGGTGGAAGGGCGCGATGAACTGGCGGCCATCAGCACGGCGCTCAACGTGGCGGTGGTGCAGTTGCGCACCAGCCTGCTGGGGGTCAATCACGAGACGCAGCAGTTGGGCTCTGCGGTGCTGACACTCAATTCGCAATCGGGCAGCACGCTGACCGAAGTGGAAGACCAGCAACAGCAGATCAGCCAGATTGCAGCGGCCGCCACACAGTTGGCCGCGACCTCCATGGGCGTCGCCAAGAGCTGCGAGCAGGCCTCCGGCAGCGCGCAGAAAACCCGGCAGATTGCCGAAGACAGCAGCCGCGACAGCCAGCGCACCACCGCGAGTATCCAGCAACTCAACCAGCGCTTGACCGACACCTCCGATGCATTGGAGCGCGTCAGCCAGCAGGGCCAGCAGATCCAGTCGGTGGTTGACACCATTCGGGGTATCGCCGAGCAGACCAACCTGCTGGCGCTGAACGCTGCCATCGAGGCTGCGCGGGCTGGTGAACAGGGGCGGGGATTTGCGGTGGTAGCCGATGAGGTGCGCAGCCTGTCGCAACGGACCCAGGCCTCCACGGCGCAGATCGCCGGCACGGTCGACAGTTTGCGCGCGACGGTGAGCCAGGCGGTCACCCTGATGGGCGTGGCCTGTGAGCAGGCGGTGACCGATGCCGAGTCCGTCACGGGCCTGGGCCATCGCCTGGGGGAGATCGCCAGCGCGGTGCAGAGCGTCACTGACACCCTGGCGCAGATCGCCACGGCGGTTGAGGAACAGGCAGCGACGGCGGATGAAGTGAGCGGCAATATCCAGCAGGTTGACCAGGCCGCCGGGCGCTTGCTCGACGGCGCGCGGGCGGTGAACCAGGCGGCGGATAGGTTGAGCAAGGGCAGCCGGGCGTTGAGCGACAACACGGCGCGGTTCCAGCTGGGTTGA
- the gcvA gene encoding transcriptional regulator GcvA yields the protein MRDLPPTSTLRAFEVATRHATFTSASEELHVTQSAVSHQLKHLEELWGLQLFQRGKSLSLTPAGAALAPIVREFFMNLEATLADLREQKGRVRLKVSTTYSFALKWLLPRLPSLAQRHPEILVTLDSSDKIINFSSAEADVAIRLGNGNYPALYSEFLFREQIFPVASPDLLKRFGRPHTPAELLRYPLLMRDGADLVPKWEVWFQHVGLAIAPLKESVRFADTNMTIEAALLGQGIALARSGHVESELSDGSLVRLFDVPFPSPVAYYFVCPKGIESQPHIVSFRDWLMQEAVNAGLAYE from the coding sequence ATGAGAGACCTGCCACCCACCTCGACATTGCGCGCCTTTGAGGTTGCCACACGCCACGCAACCTTCACTTCGGCTTCAGAAGAGTTGCATGTCACCCAGAGTGCCGTCAGCCATCAGCTCAAGCACCTTGAAGAACTCTGGGGGTTGCAGTTGTTCCAGCGGGGCAAGTCACTCAGCCTGACGCCTGCCGGAGCAGCCCTTGCGCCGATCGTGCGCGAGTTTTTCATGAACCTTGAGGCGACACTCGCGGACCTGCGCGAGCAAAAGGGCAGGGTCCGGCTCAAGGTCAGTACCACCTATTCCTTCGCGCTGAAATGGCTGCTGCCCCGATTGCCGAGCCTGGCCCAACGGCACCCTGAAATATTGGTCACCCTGGACTCCAGCGACAAGATCATCAACTTCTCCAGTGCGGAGGCTGATGTTGCAATCCGCCTGGGCAACGGGAATTACCCGGCGCTGTATTCGGAGTTCCTGTTCCGCGAGCAGATTTTTCCGGTGGCCAGTCCCGATCTGTTGAAACGCTTTGGCCGGCCACACACACCCGCCGAATTGCTGCGCTATCCCTTGCTGATGCGCGACGGCGCCGACCTGGTGCCGAAGTGGGAAGTCTGGTTCCAGCACGTCGGGCTCGCGATTGCGCCGCTCAAGGAAAGTGTCAGGTTTGCGGATACCAACATGACGATAGAGGCGGCCTTGCTCGGCCAGGGCATTGCATTGGCGCGCAGTGGGCATGTGGAGTCAGAGCTGAGCGATGGCAGCCTGGTGAGGCTGTTCGATGTGCCGTTCCCGTCACCGGTCGCTTATTACTTTGTCTGCCCCAAGGGCATCGAGTCCCAGCCGCATATCGTCAGTTTTCGTGATTGGCTGATGCAGGAAGCCGTAAACGCCGGGCTGGCTTACGAATAA
- a CDS encoding DMT family transporter yields MPYPIILLVLFAALLHASWNALLRGGADRLWSMTVMCLAVAIASGGVVVFLDPPAPASWFYVVLSAVLHVGYNLFLVRSYKVGDLGQTYPISRGSSPVLITLGAAVFAGESVSASSLLGIALVSGGIISLAFRGRRLAVPSLPYALGTGCFIAAYSVTDGIGARLSGAPMAYTVWMCALWGVLMPAVYIGLRGPKSLFSLRPGFFTAFAGGLVSLLAYGIIIYAMAGAPMGAVSALRETSVLFAALIGYFFLGETLTVRKVLACVVIATGTILIG; encoded by the coding sequence ATGCCTTATCCCATTATTCTCCTGGTCCTCTTCGCTGCCTTACTGCACGCCAGTTGGAATGCGCTGCTGCGTGGCGGCGCCGACCGGCTCTGGTCGATGACGGTCATGTGCCTGGCGGTCGCTATCGCCAGTGGCGGCGTTGTGGTGTTCCTGGACCCTCCGGCGCCAGCCAGCTGGTTTTATGTGGTGCTGTCAGCGGTGCTGCACGTGGGCTACAACCTGTTCCTGGTGCGCAGCTACAAAGTCGGAGACCTGGGGCAGACCTATCCGATTTCACGGGGCTCCTCGCCGGTGCTGATCACCCTGGGTGCCGCCGTGTTTGCCGGGGAGAGTGTCTCGGCCAGCTCGCTTCTGGGCATTGCCCTGGTGTCGGGCGGCATCATTTCCCTGGCGTTCAGGGGGCGCCGGCTCGCCGTTCCCAGCCTGCCATACGCCCTGGGCACCGGCTGTTTCATTGCCGCCTACAGCGTGACAGACGGCATCGGCGCGCGCCTGTCGGGTGCGCCGATGGCCTATACGGTGTGGATGTGCGCCTTGTGGGGCGTGTTGATGCCGGCGGTGTATATCGGCCTGCGGGGCCCGAAAAGTCTGTTCAGCCTGCGGCCCGGGTTTTTCACGGCCTTCGCCGGTGGGCTGGTGTCGCTCCTGGCCTACGGAATCATTATCTATGCCATGGCCGGTGCGCCCATGGGCGCGGTCTCGGCCTTGCGCGAGACCAGCGTGCTGTTTGCGGCACTGATCGGCTATTTCTTCCTGGGCGAGACACTGACGGTCCGCAAGGTGCTGGCGTGCGTGGTGATTGCCACGGGCACCATCCTGATCGGCTGA
- a CDS encoding SDR family oxidoreductase: MDTVPQAPLILITGGSRGVGAATARLAAAQGYDVAISFVSDESAALAVVADVEAAGRRALAVRADSADPEQVVQLFAAIDRAFGRIDVLVNNAGINALQSRVEDLPFERMQRIFAVNAIGPMLCAQQAVKRMSFRHQGRGGAVINISSASARLGSPNEYVDYAASKGALETFTIGFAKEVAREGIRVNCIRPGHIYTDIHASGGEPGRVDRVKDSIPMGRGGQPEEVARAILWLAGAEASFITGTFLDVTGGK; the protein is encoded by the coding sequence ATGGATACCGTCCCGCAGGCACCGCTGATTCTGATAACAGGTGGAAGTCGTGGCGTTGGCGCCGCCACCGCGCGGCTGGCCGCCGCACAAGGTTATGACGTGGCGATCAGCTTCGTTTCCGATGAGTCTGCCGCCCTCGCGGTGGTGGCGGATGTAGAAGCGGCAGGGCGCCGGGCGTTGGCTGTACGCGCGGACAGCGCAGACCCGGAGCAGGTCGTCCAGTTATTTGCGGCGATAGATCGGGCGTTCGGGCGCATCGATGTGCTGGTTAACAACGCCGGGATCAACGCATTGCAGTCCCGGGTCGAAGACTTGCCGTTCGAGCGGATGCAGCGGATTTTCGCGGTCAACGCGATCGGGCCGATGCTGTGTGCCCAGCAAGCGGTGAAGCGCATGTCGTTTCGTCACCAGGGGCGGGGTGGTGCCGTGATCAATATCTCGTCGGCATCCGCCCGGCTGGGCAGCCCCAACGAATATGTCGACTACGCCGCATCAAAGGGGGCTCTCGAGACCTTCACCATCGGGTTTGCCAAGGAAGTGGCCAGGGAGGGAATACGCGTCAACTGCATCCGCCCCGGGCATATCTACACCGACATTCACGCCAGTGGCGGGGAGCCAGGGCGGGTTGATCGCGTGAAGGATTCGATCCCCATGGGCCGCGGCGGCCAGCCTGAAGAAGTGGCTCGGGCGATCCTGTGGCTGGCAGGCGCCGAGGCGTCCTTCATCACCGGTACGTTCCTGGACGTCACCGGCGGGAAATGA
- the tkt gene encoding transketolase gives MNHAANAVDTQCINTIRTLAMDAVQKANSGHPGTPMGLAPVGYTLWSRFLRYHPEHPDWPNRDRFVLSVGHASMLLYSLLHLAGVVEIDAHGKRSGQPAISLDDIKQFRQMSSKTPGHPEYRMTTGVETTTGPLGQGCANSVGMAMAERWLAKRFNRDDQVLFDYNVYTLCGDGDMMEGISSEAASIAGHLKLENLCWIYDNNTISIEGHTELAFSEDVIKRFQAYGWHTLHVTDANNLLALSDALSTFQKNTGAPTLIVVDSVIGYGSPHKHNTASAHGEPLGEEEIRLTKAAYGWPEDSSFLVPDEARTVLRDALLKRSKPLYEQWTETLSHLEQYEPELADELRRMRAGEMPEHWQEQLPSFATDAKGVASRAAGGEVLNAFAKQIPWLLGGSADLSPSTKTNLTFDDAGRFSAENYGGRNLHFGIREHAMGAIANGMALSYLRPYTSTFLVFSDYMKPPIRLAAIMELPVVFVFTHDSIGVGEDGPTHQPIEHLTQLRATPGLLTLRPGDANETLEAWKIALAQTHRPTCVVLSRQNLPTLDRTKYAAASGTSRGAYVLAGADKPQVILMATGSEVSLAVEAYEQLKTEGVAAQVVSMPSWELFEEQDQAYRDSVLPPAVKARLVVEQAGPLGWDRYVGQTGAKVVMNSFGASAPLSKLQAKFGFTLDNVVKLAKEQVRLNS, from the coding sequence ATGAATCACGCTGCCAACGCTGTCGACACCCAGTGCATCAACACCATTCGTACCCTCGCCATGGACGCTGTGCAAAAGGCCAACTCCGGCCACCCCGGCACTCCCATGGGCCTGGCGCCCGTCGGTTACACCTTGTGGAGCCGCTTCCTGCGCTATCACCCCGAGCACCCCGACTGGCCCAACCGTGACCGTTTCGTGTTGTCGGTGGGCCATGCCTCGATGCTGTTGTATTCGCTGCTGCACCTGGCGGGCGTGGTGGAGATTGACGCCCACGGCAAGCGCTCCGGCCAGCCGGCCATCAGCCTGGACGACATCAAGCAGTTCCGGCAGATGAGCTCCAAAACTCCCGGCCACCCCGAATACCGCATGACCACCGGCGTAGAAACCACCACCGGCCCCCTCGGCCAGGGGTGCGCCAACAGCGTCGGCATGGCCATGGCCGAGCGTTGGCTGGCCAAGCGTTTCAACCGTGACGACCAGGTGCTGTTCGACTACAACGTCTACACCCTGTGCGGCGACGGCGACATGATGGAAGGCATCAGCAGCGAAGCCGCGTCCATCGCCGGGCACTTGAAGCTGGAGAACCTGTGCTGGATCTACGACAACAACACCATCAGCATCGAAGGCCACACTGAACTGGCCTTCAGCGAAGACGTGATCAAGCGTTTCCAGGCTTATGGCTGGCACACCTTGCACGTCACCGATGCGAACAACCTGCTGGCCCTGAGCGACGCGCTGAGCACGTTCCAGAAAAACACTGGGGCACCGACGCTGATCGTGGTCGACAGCGTGATCGGCTATGGCTCGCCCCACAAGCACAACACCGCGTCGGCCCATGGCGAGCCTTTGGGCGAAGAAGAAATCCGCCTGACCAAAGCCGCGTACGGCTGGCCCGAAGACTCAAGCTTCCTGGTGCCGGATGAAGCACGCACGGTCCTGCGGGATGCACTGCTCAAGCGCAGCAAGCCGCTGTATGAGCAATGGACTGAGACCCTGTCCCACCTCGAACAGTACGAACCGGAACTGGCCGATGAACTGCGCCGCATGCGTGCCGGCGAGATGCCCGAGCATTGGCAGGAGCAACTGCCGAGCTTTGCCACTGATGCCAAAGGCGTCGCCAGCCGTGCCGCCGGGGGCGAGGTGTTGAATGCGTTTGCCAAGCAGATCCCGTGGCTGCTGGGGGGCTCGGCCGACTTGTCGCCGTCCACCAAGACCAACCTGACGTTCGACGACGCCGGGCGCTTCAGCGCCGAGAACTACGGCGGGCGCAACCTGCACTTCGGTATTCGTGAACATGCCATGGGCGCGATTGCCAACGGCATGGCGCTGTCGTACCTGCGGCCCTACACCTCGACCTTCCTGGTGTTCAGCGATTACATGAAGCCGCCGATTCGCCTCGCGGCAATCATGGAGCTGCCGGTGGTGTTCGTGTTTACCCATGACTCGATTGGTGTCGGCGAAGACGGCCCCACTCACCAGCCCATCGAACACCTGACCCAACTGCGGGCCACCCCGGGTTTGCTGACCCTGCGCCCGGGCGACGCGAATGAAACCCTGGAAGCCTGGAAGATCGCCCTGGCCCAGACCCATCGGCCGACCTGCGTGGTGCTGTCGCGGCAGAACCTGCCGACCCTGGACCGCACGAAATACGCCGCGGCGTCGGGCACTTCCCGTGGCGCGTATGTGCTGGCCGGCGCCGATAAGCCCCAGGTGATCCTGATGGCCACCGGCAGTGAAGTCAGCCTGGCGGTGGAAGCCTATGAGCAACTGAAGACTGAAGGCGTGGCGGCGCAAGTGGTGTCGATGCCGAGCTGGGAACTGTTCGAAGAACAGGACCAGGCCTACCGCGACAGCGTGCTGCCACCCGCAGTGAAGGCACGACTGGTGGTGGAACAGGCCGGCCCGTTGGGTTGGGACCGCTACGTGGGGCAAACCGGGGCCAAGGTGGTGATGAACAGCTTTGGCGCCTCGGCACCGCTGTCCAAGTTGCAGGCCAAGTTCGGCTTTACCCTGGACAATGTGGTGAAGCTGGCGAAGGAGCAAGTCAGGCTCAACAGCTGA
- a CDS encoding DUF465 domain-containing protein has product MPVKHDLYQDLGLSKEAIHERRASDNRLDSLLHQYDSADKEVLELESSSGGDEELEKLKKKRLLIKDKIVEQLEKATAK; this is encoded by the coding sequence ATGCCAGTGAAACACGACCTGTATCAGGACCTGGGTTTGAGCAAGGAAGCTATTCATGAACGCAGGGCGAGCGATAACCGATTGGATTCGCTGCTCCACCAATACGACAGCGCCGACAAGGAGGTGCTGGAGCTTGAGTCCTCAAGCGGCGGTGACGAGGAGCTGGAGAAGCTGAAGAAGAAACGCCTGTTGATCAAAGACAAGATCGTCGAGCAACTGGAGAAAGCGACGGCCAAGTAG
- a CDS encoding VOC family protein — translation MSTVSPDEIRKGFSKAMSDMYRDEVPLYGALMELVAETNARVLETDTALAQQLKRTGEIQRLDRERHGAIRLGTAEELATISRLFAVMGMQPVGYYDLTPAGVPVHSTAFRAVHESALQTSPFRVFTSLLRLELIENPELRAFAQSALAKRSIFTPRALELIQQAEADGGLDAAHAEEFIQQALETFRWHHTATVTAAQYQQLSDQHRLIADVVAFKGPHINHLTPRTLDIDQVQAAMPGKGITPKAVIEGPPRRQCPILLRQTSFKALDEAIAFTDAKGSHSARFGEIEQRGVALTPKGRALYDQLLNAARDELGAFPNEANAGRYTELMEQHFQAFPDNYQQMREQELAYFRYFVTEKGLAAQDKFKTLDELIAAGHVDVEPLVYEDFLPVSAAGIFQSNLGDAAQSHYAANSNQAEFEKALGRQTIDELKLYGETQQRSIDECKRALLA, via the coding sequence ATGTCCACCGTCAGCCCTGACGAGATTCGCAAAGGCTTCTCCAAAGCCATGTCCGACATGTACCGCGATGAAGTGCCGCTGTATGGCGCACTGATGGAACTGGTGGCCGAGACCAATGCCCGGGTGCTGGAAACCGACACCGCGCTGGCGCAACAACTGAAGCGCACCGGGGAAATCCAGCGCCTGGACAGGGAGCGCCACGGCGCCATCCGCCTGGGCACCGCTGAAGAACTGGCCACCATCAGCCGCCTGTTTGCGGTGATGGGCATGCAGCCGGTGGGCTATTACGACCTCACGCCGGCCGGGGTACCGGTGCACTCCACCGCCTTTCGCGCCGTGCATGAAAGCGCCCTGCAAACCAGCCCCTTCCGGGTGTTCACTTCGCTGCTGCGCCTGGAGCTGATCGAAAACCCGGAACTGCGGGCCTTCGCCCAGTCAGCCCTGGCCAAGCGTTCGATCTTCACCCCACGCGCCCTTGAGCTGATCCAACAAGCCGAAGCCGACGGCGGCCTCGATGCCGCCCATGCCGAAGAGTTTATCCAGCAAGCCCTGGAAACCTTCCGCTGGCACCACACCGCCACCGTCACGGCCGCGCAATACCAGCAACTGAGCGACCAGCACCGGCTGATCGCCGACGTGGTCGCCTTCAAGGGCCCGCACATCAACCACCTGACACCGCGCACCCTGGACATTGACCAGGTGCAGGCCGCAATGCCCGGCAAAGGCATCACCCCCAAGGCGGTGATCGAAGGCCCGCCCCGCCGCCAGTGCCCGATACTGCTGCGCCAGACCAGCTTCAAGGCCCTCGACGAGGCAATCGCCTTTACCGATGCCAAAGGCAGCCACAGCGCGCGCTTCGGCGAAATCGAACAACGCGGCGTGGCGCTGACCCCCAAGGGCCGCGCGCTGTACGACCAACTGCTGAATGCTGCACGGGATGAATTGGGCGCGTTTCCGAATGAGGCCAATGCCGGGCGCTACACCGAATTGATGGAGCAGCACTTCCAGGCGTTTCCCGATAATTACCAGCAGATGCGTGAGCAGGAGCTGGCGTACTTCCGCTACTTCGTAACCGAGAAAGGCTTGGCCGCCCAGGACAAGTTTAAAACCCTGGACGAACTGATCGCCGCCGGCCACGTGGACGTGGAGCCGTTGGTGTACGAAGATTTTCTGCCGGTGAGTGCGGCGGGGATTTTCCAGTCGAACCTGGGGGATGCGGCGCAGAGTCACTACGCGGCCAACTCCAACCAGGCCGAGTTTGAAAAGGCCCTGGGTCGCCAGACTATCGACGAGTTGAAGTTGTACGGTGAAACCCAGCAGCGCTCGATTGACGAATGCAAGCGCGCGCTGCTGGCTTGA
- a CDS encoding glucosidase, giving the protein MTAQPATNILETIEGQRLAKPDGERWRDWGPYLSERQWGTVREDYSADGDAWRYFPHEHARSRAYRWGEDGLAGFSDKAQRWCLGLALWNERDAIIKERLFGLNNAEGNHGEDVKELYFFVDGVPSHAYMRMLYKYPHAAFPYDDLITENARRGLGDAEYEILDTGVFEDNRYCDVTVEYAKHQPDDVFMRITVHNRSDQPTRLQVLPHLWARNDWSWTHDAPKPELRLEGEQVVARHHELFDRHLSAWGQDGVEWLFCENETNFPKLDGQPGPGPFKDGINDYVTTGSEAAIRRDSGTKVAARFILELAGQESKTLYLRFAPVEAPWINARKLFEERRQETDDFYAALQQGIADEDARNVQRQALAGLLWSKQLYYFDVNQWLDGDPAQPAPPPERLHIRNTHWRHLSNFDILSMPDTWEYPWYASWDQGFQAVAVALIDPGYAKQQLLLLVKDRFMHPNGQLPAYEWRFDDANPPVHAWASWRVYQQDKALNGVGDMDFLERIFHKLLLNFSWWVNRKDAEGRNLFQGGFLGLDNIALFDRSADLPPGYQLDQADGTAWVAAYALDLMRIGLELAKRNVVYVDIAVKFFEHFLYIAGAINRVDNGAEGLWDEQDQFFYDVLHRPGGESEPVRLRSIVGLMPLFAVLVLEQREHEGLEGLRERLLGFMKHRPDLAKLVSRWNEPGQGNRLLLALLRGERTKDLLRRMLDESEFLSTFGVRSLSKAFAEEPLALKMNGNTLCARYEPAESDSRLYGGNSNWRGPLWMPVNYMLIESLREFHRYYADNFSVEYPAGSGYLASLEEVADGLSQRLTRLFLRDENGSRPSMVGYAQLEADPASRDLVLFHEYFHGETGRGLGASHQTGWSALVALLLQPKT; this is encoded by the coding sequence ATGACGGCACAGCCTGCGACGAACATTCTGGAAACGATTGAAGGCCAGCGCCTGGCCAAGCCTGACGGCGAGCGCTGGCGTGACTGGGGCCCCTACCTGAGCGAGCGGCAATGGGGAACGGTGCGCGAAGACTACAGCGCCGACGGCGATGCCTGGCGCTACTTCCCCCACGAACATGCCCGCAGCCGCGCCTACCGCTGGGGCGAGGATGGCCTGGCGGGCTTCAGCGACAAGGCCCAGCGCTGGTGCCTGGGCCTGGCGCTGTGGAACGAGCGCGACGCGATCATCAAGGAGCGCCTGTTTGGCCTGAACAACGCCGAGGGCAACCACGGCGAAGACGTCAAGGAACTGTACTTTTTCGTCGATGGCGTGCCGAGCCATGCCTACATGCGCATGCTCTACAAATACCCTCACGCGGCCTTTCCCTACGATGACCTGATCACCGAGAACGCCCGCCGTGGCCTTGGAGATGCCGAATACGAGATCCTCGATACCGGGGTTTTCGAAGACAACCGCTATTGCGATGTCACCGTCGAATACGCCAAGCACCAGCCCGATGATGTGTTCATGCGCATTACCGTGCACAACCGTTCGGACCAACCCACACGCCTGCAGGTGTTGCCGCACCTGTGGGCGCGCAACGACTGGAGTTGGACCCACGATGCCCCCAAGCCTGAATTGCGCCTGGAGGGCGAACAGGTGGTGGCGCGGCACCATGAATTGTTTGATCGCCACCTGAGTGCCTGGGGCCAGGACGGTGTGGAATGGTTGTTCTGCGAGAACGAAACCAACTTCCCCAAGCTGGACGGGCAACCTGGGCCGGGGCCGTTCAAGGACGGGATCAACGACTATGTGACCACTGGTTCGGAAGCAGCGATTCGCCGGGACTCGGGGACCAAGGTGGCCGCGCGTTTCATCCTCGAACTGGCGGGCCAGGAAAGCAAAACCCTGTACCTGCGCTTCGCCCCGGTGGAGGCGCCGTGGATCAATGCGCGCAAGCTATTCGAAGAGCGCCGCCAGGAGACCGATGACTTTTACGCGGCGCTGCAACAGGGCATCGCCGATGAAGACGCACGCAACGTGCAGCGCCAGGCCCTGGCCGGGTTGCTGTGGTCCAAGCAGCTGTACTACTTCGACGTGAATCAATGGCTCGACGGCGACCCGGCCCAGCCCGCGCCGCCGCCCGAGCGTTTGCATATCCGCAATACCCATTGGCGGCACTTGTCGAATTTCGACATTCTCTCGATGCCCGACACTTGGGAATATCCGTGGTATGCCTCCTGGGACCAGGGGTTCCAGGCGGTGGCCGTTGCCCTGATCGACCCCGGTTATGCCAAGCAGCAACTGTTGCTGTTGGTGAAAGACCGCTTCATGCACCCCAACGGTCAGTTGCCGGCCTACGAGTGGCGTTTCGACGACGCCAACCCGCCGGTGCATGCCTGGGCCAGTTGGCGGGTGTATCAGCAGGACAAGGCGCTGAATGGCGTGGGCGACATGGATTTCCTCGAGCGGATCTTCCACAAGCTGCTGCTGAATTTTTCCTGGTGGGTCAACCGCAAGGACGCCGAGGGCCGCAACCTGTTCCAGGGTGGGTTTCTCGGGCTGGACAACATTGCGCTGTTTGATCGCTCGGCTGATTTGCCGCCGGGTTATCAGCTGGATCAAGCCGATGGCACGGCGTGGGTGGCGGCGTATGCGCTGGACCTGATGCGCATCGGCCTGGAGCTGGCCAAGCGTAACGTGGTGTATGTGGATATTGCGGTGAAATTCTTCGAGCACTTCCTGTACATCGCCGGGGCGATCAACCGCGTCGACAATGGCGCCGAAGGCTTGTGGGATGAGCAGGACCAGTTTTTCTATGACGTGCTGCATCGGCCTGGCGGTGAAAGCGAACCGGTGCGCCTGCGCTCCATCGTCGGCCTGATGCCGCTGTTTGCGGTGCTGGTGCTGGAGCAGCGCGAGCACGAAGGGCTGGAGGGGTTGCGCGAGCGATTGCTGGGTTTTATGAAACACCGGCCGGACCTGGCCAAGCTGGTGTCGCGCTGGAACGAGCCGGGACAGGGTAATCGCCTGCTGCTGGCGCTGTTGCGGGGTGAGCGGACCAAGGATTTGCTGCGGCGGATGCTGGATGAGTCGGAGTTTCTCTCCACCTTTGGGGTGCGGTCGCTGTCGAAAGCGTTCGCCGAGGAACCGCTGGCGCTGAAGATGAATGGCAATACCCTGTGTGCCCGCTATGAACCGGCGGAGTCGGATTCGCGGCTGTACGGCGGTAACTCCAACTGGCGCGGGCCGTTGTGGATGCCGGTCAACTACATGTTGATCGAGTCGCTGCGGGAGTTTCATCGGTACTACGCGGATAATTTCTCGGTGGAGTATCCGGCGGGGAGTGGGTATCTGGCGTCGCTGGAGGAGGTTGCCGATGGGCTCAGTCAGAGGTTGACGCGATTGTTTCTGAGGGATGAGAACGGTTCGAGGCCGTCGATGGTCGGGTATGCGCAGTTGGAGGCGGATCCGGCCAGTCGCGATCTGGTGTTGTTTCATGAGTACTTTCATGGCGAGACGGGGCGGGGGTTGGGGGCTTCGCATCAGACGGGGTGGAGTGCGTTGGTGGCGCTGTTGTTGCAGCCAAAAACCTGA